A DNA window from Boseongicola sp. contains the following coding sequences:
- a CDS encoding UDP-3-O-acyl-N-acetylglucosamine deacetylase: protein MQTTLKAPVTFTGKGLHSGRPVRMTLLPASAQYGIWFRRTDIDVGDAFIPAKWDAVSDMRLCSKISNASGATVSTVEHIMAALAGCGVHNTLIEIDGPEVPILDGSSAQFVSSILERGLVELNSTVHAIKVLKPVKVQIGDSWARLSPAENLTIDFHIDFVDAAIGRQEKSLNMANGAFVRELCDSRTFCRMADVEAMREQGLIVGGDLASAVVVDEDKVVTPGGMRHADEPVRHKMLDALGDLYLAGAPILGKYEGHRAGHAITNKLLRALFADPTTYKLEECDQLKVALLPGSGIQHDDHILVAS from the coding sequence GTGCAGACCACTCTTAAAGCCCCAGTGACTTTCACAGGCAAAGGCCTTCATTCTGGTCGACCTGTACGTATGACTCTGCTTCCAGCGTCGGCGCAGTATGGGATCTGGTTTCGTAGAACTGACATTGATGTAGGTGACGCTTTTATCCCCGCAAAATGGGATGCTGTAAGTGACATGAGACTCTGCTCAAAGATATCCAATGCAAGCGGCGCAACTGTCTCGACCGTCGAGCACATCATGGCGGCACTTGCCGGATGTGGTGTTCACAATACGTTGATCGAAATCGATGGTCCGGAAGTACCCATCCTCGATGGTTCTTCTGCGCAGTTTGTTTCCTCAATCCTTGAAAGAGGACTTGTCGAACTAAATTCTACGGTTCACGCAATTAAGGTTTTGAAACCGGTAAAAGTCCAAATCGGCGATAGCTGGGCGCGACTTTCGCCCGCTGAGAACCTGACAATCGATTTCCACATCGATTTTGTGGATGCAGCAATTGGTCGTCAGGAAAAGTCGCTAAACATGGCGAATGGAGCATTCGTCCGCGAATTGTGCGATAGCCGCACTTTCTGCCGTATGGCGGATGTTGAAGCCATGCGCGAGCAGGGGCTAATTGTTGGCGGAGATTTGGCTTCAGCGGTCGTCGTGGACGAAGATAAGGTGGTTACGCCTGGTGGAATGCGCCATGCTGATGAGCCTGTACGCCACAAGATGCTCGATGCACTTGGGGACCTTTATTTGGCTGGTGCGCCTATCCTTGGCAAATACGAAGGTCATCGTGCTGGACATGCGATCACGAACAAGTTGTTGAGGGCGTTATTTGCCGATCCGACAACGTACAAGCTGGAAGAATGTGATCAATTGAAGGTCGCATTGTTGCCTGGCTCTGGCATTCAACATGATGATCACATCTTGGTTGCCTCCTGA
- the ftsA gene encoding cell division protein FtsA, which translates to MTDLYDNQRAMRAMRRAAIQRGVVALLDVGTSKIACLILRFDGDGGVIEGEGIGAMAGQSQFRVIGAATTRSRGVELGESCAIQETERAIRTAVQAAQKMANVRVDHVIACLSGGQPRSYGLAGNALVEGDVVGEGDVARALASCDVPDYGVDREILHAQPVNFALDHRSGLIDPRGQIGQRLACDMHMLTVDTPALQNLIYCLKRCDLELAGLASSAYVSGLSALVEDEQELGAACIDMGGGTTSISIFIKKHMIYGDCVRLGGEHVTQDISKGLQVSSSVAERIKTFSGGVVVTGMDDRELIEVGGETGDWDHDRRSVSRAELIGIMRPRVEEILEELRERLDAAGFEHLPSQQIVLTGGASQIPGLDRLAPKILGQSIRIGRPLRVHGLPQAATGAGFSSVVGLSLFAAHPQDEWWDFEIPTDKYSSRSLKRAVKWFRENW; encoded by the coding sequence ATGACCGATCTCTATGACAACCAACGCGCCATGCGCGCAATGCGGCGTGCGGCCATTCAGCGGGGCGTCGTCGCCTTGTTGGATGTGGGAACTTCGAAGATTGCCTGTCTGATACTGCGCTTCGATGGCGATGGTGGCGTCATTGAGGGCGAGGGTATTGGCGCGATGGCGGGCCAAAGCCAGTTTCGCGTCATCGGCGCGGCGACTACGCGGTCGCGTGGCGTGGAGTTGGGTGAAAGCTGCGCAATTCAAGAGACCGAGCGTGCCATTCGGACGGCAGTTCAGGCAGCACAGAAAATGGCGAATGTGCGAGTTGATCATGTGATTGCCTGTCTGTCTGGGGGGCAGCCCCGGTCATATGGTTTGGCAGGCAACGCATTGGTCGAAGGCGATGTGGTTGGCGAAGGAGATGTGGCCCGCGCGTTGGCTTCTTGTGATGTTCCAGACTACGGCGTTGATCGTGAGATACTGCACGCTCAGCCGGTGAATTTTGCGTTGGATCATCGGTCTGGGTTGATTGATCCGCGCGGGCAGATCGGGCAACGGCTGGCCTGTGACATGCATATGCTAACAGTGGATACGCCCGCTTTGCAGAACCTGATTTACTGTTTGAAGCGGTGCGATCTTGAGTTGGCCGGGCTGGCCTCGTCGGCCTATGTTTCCGGCCTTTCAGCGCTGGTAGAAGACGAGCAGGAGCTTGGCGCGGCCTGCATTGATATGGGCGGTGGAACGACCAGCATTTCGATCTTCATAAAGAAGCACATGATTTATGGCGATTGTGTTCGCTTGGGTGGCGAGCACGTTACGCAGGACATTTCCAAGGGTCTGCAAGTTTCGTCATCGGTGGCCGAACGGATCAAAACCTTCAGCGGTGGTGTTGTTGTCACCGGCATGGATGACCGCGAGTTGATCGAGGTGGGCGGAGAGACCGGGGATTGGGACCACGATCGTCGTTCTGTCAGCCGAGCCGAGTTGATCGGGATTATGCGCCCACGGGTCGAAGAGATACTTGAAGAATTACGCGAGCGTCTAGATGCGGCAGGGTTCGAGCATCTGCCATCGCAGCAGATTGTCCTGACCGGCGGTGCCAGTCAAATACCTGGATTGGACCGCCTGGCACCGAAAATCTTGGGACAGAGCATTCGCATCGGACGGCCCTTGCGCGTTCATGGTTTGCCACAAGCGGCGACGGGGGCGGGTTTTTCTTCCGTTGTTGGCCTCAGCTTGTTCGCAGCGCATCCGCAGGACGAATGGTGGGACTTTGAAATTCCGACGGACAAGTATTCATCACGGTCGCTAAAGCGCGCAGTGAAATGGTTTCGGGAGAATTGGTAG
- the recN gene encoding DNA repair protein RecN: MLKSLEIRDMLIIDHLQLELKPGLNVLTGETGAGKSILLDALGFVLGWRGRAELVRAGAERGEVIAEFAIPESHPAVFILKDAGLPFDNELIMRRINTLDGRKTAWVNDRRVSGEILRALSDVLVELHGQHDDRGLLNQKGHRALLDEYGDLADMVSRVRGAWRDLAGARESLREARDRLKELGKEEEFLRHAVEEIEVLAPVVGEDQELDSQRRVMQAADKIRADVQKAHRALSGDGAEQLLLDAARWLEGAAPHAEGALDNSIDALGRAIGEVGEAEASVANALSAIDVNPQDLERAEERLFAIRALARKHDVLPDSLPALSVSLREKLDLLDQGNDDLAALEREVAEAEERYEEQSDALGSARSEAAESLDHAMAGELAPLKMERATFATEIQECQAGPDGKDTVSFTVATNPGEPGGPLNKIASGGELSRFLLALKVCLTSEADGITMIFDEIDRGVGGATADAVGRRLAQLAEGAQVLAVTHSPQVAARGAHHWRVEKSVEGETTTSNVVPMDEKSRVDELARMLSGDTVTKEARAAARSLLDG, from the coding sequence ATGCTGAAGAGTCTCGAAATCCGGGACATGTTGATCATTGATCACCTGCAACTTGAGTTGAAACCGGGCTTGAATGTGTTGACCGGAGAGACCGGCGCGGGAAAATCAATTCTGTTGGACGCCCTGGGATTCGTGCTGGGTTGGCGCGGGCGCGCCGAATTGGTGCGAGCAGGTGCCGAACGGGGAGAGGTAATCGCCGAGTTTGCAATACCGGAGTCTCATCCGGCTGTCTTCATTCTGAAAGACGCGGGCCTTCCTTTCGATAATGAGCTGATAATGCGCCGAATTAATACACTCGACGGGCGCAAAACGGCGTGGGTGAATGATCGACGGGTGTCTGGAGAGATATTACGCGCCTTATCAGATGTATTGGTAGAACTTCATGGTCAGCACGACGATCGCGGGCTCCTCAACCAAAAAGGTCATCGCGCGCTTTTGGATGAATATGGTGATCTGGCCGACATGGTATCCCGAGTCCGCGGCGCTTGGAGAGACTTAGCTGGCGCTCGAGAATCGCTTCGTGAAGCACGGGACAGATTGAAGGAACTCGGCAAAGAAGAGGAATTCCTGCGTCACGCGGTGGAAGAAATCGAAGTATTGGCGCCCGTCGTAGGTGAAGATCAGGAGCTGGATTCACAGCGTCGGGTTATGCAGGCTGCTGACAAAATTCGAGCAGACGTTCAAAAAGCTCATCGAGCTCTTAGCGGAGACGGTGCTGAACAATTACTTTTGGATGCCGCCCGCTGGTTGGAAGGAGCTGCACCTCATGCGGAGGGCGCGTTGGATAATTCAATTGATGCTCTTGGCCGTGCCATTGGCGAAGTCGGTGAGGCTGAGGCGTCTGTCGCCAACGCGCTTTCGGCAATTGATGTAAACCCGCAAGATCTGGAACGCGCCGAGGAAAGGCTCTTTGCCATCCGAGCATTGGCACGAAAGCACGATGTCCTTCCCGACTCCTTGCCGGCACTTAGCGTATCTTTGCGTGAAAAGCTGGATCTTTTGGATCAGGGCAATGACGATTTGGCCGCCCTGGAAAGGGAAGTTGCAGAAGCCGAAGAGCGTTATGAAGAACAATCTGACGCGTTGGGCAGTGCCAGGTCTGAAGCTGCCGAGTCATTAGATCATGCGATGGCCGGCGAGCTTGCGCCACTTAAAATGGAGCGCGCCACTTTTGCGACGGAAATTCAGGAATGTCAGGCGGGACCGGACGGCAAGGATACTGTGTCCTTTACAGTGGCAACGAACCCTGGCGAACCCGGAGGCCCTCTGAACAAGATTGCATCTGGCGGAGAACTTAGCCGCTTCCTGCTTGCCTTGAAGGTTTGTCTAACGTCCGAGGCTGACGGGATTACCATGATATTTGATGAGATTGATCGCGGTGTTGGTGGTGCGACCGCAGACGCCGTTGGAAGAAGGCTTGCTCAACTTGCCGAGGGGGCTCAAGTTCTGGCGGTAACGCATTCACCGCAAGTCGCCGCTCGTGGCGCGCACCACTGGCGTGTCGAAAAATCAGTTGAAGGTGAAACGACGACCTCTAATGTTGTTCCTATGGACGAGAAGTCTCGCGTGGACGAATTGGCACGCATGCTATCCGGCGACACGGTTACCAAAGAAGCCCGCGCCGCCGCTAGATCGCTGCTGGATGGCTGA
- a CDS encoding phosphomannomutase has translation MTSNPTNRCFKKYDIRGVFGENLTTIVAYDIGRALAQTLEARKIVVGFDCRLSSPDLSEALCNGICAQGCDVAHLGLSGTEEVYFATDALAADGGVQITASHNPADQNGFKVIGPQARPLSAEEFTRLKVLASGTFFKNHLPKLGATLEISTRREYVDRVLAITGFARTTSKKVVVNAGNGVVGPAADAIIAELANRGCTPEIIKMAWEPDGTFPFGVPNPLLKSNQEITANAVKSAGADFGVAWDADFDRCFFFDETGKFVSGELAVALLARRLLSHHKGATAVYDPRAVLCIENSIKKANGRGVIAKVGHVHQKRTMREADAIYGGELSGHHYFREFMCCDSGMIPWLVVLRMLIETGKPLSELVDEVSLGFRSSGELNYQCADSKSLIDKLNEDKSFSDAGRSWVDGLSLDFKSWRLNVRSSSTENLLRLNIEAAGSEDLLQERIREVVALFVSNGARPHVS, from the coding sequence ATGACGTCTAATCCAACAAACCGGTGCTTCAAAAAATACGACATCCGGGGAGTTTTCGGTGAAAATCTAACCACGATCGTTGCCTATGACATCGGCCGAGCTCTTGCTCAAACACTTGAAGCACGCAAGATTGTTGTCGGCTTTGATTGCCGCCTATCCAGCCCTGATCTCTCAGAAGCATTGTGCAACGGAATTTGTGCGCAAGGATGCGATGTTGCCCACTTGGGACTTTCTGGAACTGAAGAGGTTTATTTCGCCACTGACGCACTTGCTGCAGATGGTGGTGTTCAGATCACTGCGTCCCACAATCCTGCTGACCAGAATGGGTTCAAAGTTATTGGACCGCAGGCAAGGCCATTGAGCGCTGAAGAATTCACCAGGCTCAAGGTATTGGCCTCGGGAACATTCTTCAAAAATCATTTGCCTAAATTGGGCGCAACTTTGGAGATTTCTACCCGCCGTGAATACGTCGACCGAGTATTGGCCATCACTGGTTTCGCGAGAACAACGTCTAAAAAAGTTGTGGTAAATGCGGGCAACGGTGTTGTAGGTCCTGCAGCCGACGCGATAATCGCAGAACTCGCCAATCGAGGTTGCACACCCGAGATAATCAAGATGGCATGGGAACCCGACGGAACTTTCCCATTTGGCGTACCTAATCCTCTGTTAAAATCAAACCAAGAAATCACGGCAAATGCAGTGAAGTCTGCGGGTGCGGATTTCGGTGTAGCTTGGGACGCAGATTTTGATCGTTGTTTCTTTTTTGATGAGACCGGAAAATTTGTGTCGGGAGAGTTAGCGGTCGCACTTTTGGCGCGCCGATTACTTTCACATCACAAGGGTGCTACTGCCGTATATGATCCGCGCGCCGTGCTCTGTATTGAAAACAGTATTAAGAAGGCAAATGGCCGAGGCGTGATTGCCAAGGTTGGACATGTTCACCAAAAGCGAACGATGCGCGAGGCAGATGCCATCTATGGAGGAGAATTATCCGGACACCACTACTTTCGTGAATTCATGTGCTGCGATAGCGGAATGATACCATGGTTAGTTGTGCTTAGGATGCTCATCGAAACAGGCAAGCCGCTGTCAGAGCTCGTTGACGAAGTGTCTCTGGGTTTTCGATCGTCTGGCGAGCTCAATTATCAGTGCGCCGATTCTAAATCATTGATCGACAAACTCAATGAAGACAAATCCTTTTCTGACGCAGGACGATCCTGGGTTGATGGGCTAAGTTTAGATTTTAAGTCGTGGCGGTTAAACGTTCGATCGTCTTCGACCGAAAATCTGTTGCGTTTGAATATTGAAGCAGCGGGGTCTGAAGACCTTCTTCAGGAGCGAATTCGAGAAGTTGTAGCGCTATTCGTCTCAAACGGCGCCCGACCTCATGTTTCCTAG
- a CDS encoding sulfur reduction protein DsrE yields the protein MLCSYEMRSSQRSKDMSYLVNSTWGTDQIEKATVPFIIANAAANRGKARMFLTCEALHLVTKGGADGHVALGYAPVKDLIEEFTGKGGGIWVCKVCAAVMGITQEDLIDGAEIGGAPNTMDFIEEGARVLM from the coding sequence ATGTTGTGCTCATACGAAATGAGATCATCACAAAGGAGTAAAGACATGTCGTATCTTGTAAACAGCACTTGGGGCACCGATCAGATCGAGAAAGCAACAGTTCCGTTCATCATTGCAAATGCTGCAGCAAACCGGGGAAAGGCGCGGATGTTTCTGACGTGCGAAGCCTTGCATCTCGTCACCAAAGGAGGTGCCGATGGCCATGTCGCGCTAGGTTACGCGCCAGTAAAAGACCTTATCGAAGAATTTACCGGCAAAGGCGGCGGCATTTGGGTCTGCAAAGTCTGTGCGGCTGTCATGGGCATCACTCAGGAGGACTTGATTGATGGTGCCGAAATCGGTGGGGCGCCCAATACCATGGATTTCATCGAGGAAGGCGCTCGGGTGCTGATGTAA
- the bmt gene encoding betaine--homocysteine S-methyltransferase — protein sequence MSNRLQDLLATRQWLLADGATGTNLFNMGLSAGDAPELWNVDHPEKIRKLYQDSVDAGSDIFLTNTFGGNASRLKLHNCENRVRALNRAGAELGREVADIADRDIIVAGSMGPTGEIFEPIGTLSHLDAVEMFHEQAEGLKEGGADVLWVETIGAVEEYAAAAEAAQLANMPWCGTMSFDTAGRTMMGLTSSGLAELVENLAYPPLAFGANCGVGASDLLRTVLGIAETKPNRAIIAKGNAGIPKYVDGHIHYDGTPTLMAEYAKLAVDSGAKIVGGCCGTTPEHLRSMRSALEAHTAGETPSLDTISAALGAFSSDSDGTGNVEAPARTRRRRRG from the coding sequence ATGTCAAATCGACTCCAAGACCTGTTGGCCACCAGGCAATGGTTACTAGCTGACGGAGCAACCGGTACAAACCTGTTCAACATGGGTTTAAGTGCAGGTGACGCCCCAGAATTATGGAACGTGGATCACCCGGAGAAAATTCGGAAACTTTATCAAGACTCGGTCGATGCTGGTTCGGATATATTCCTTACAAATACATTCGGCGGCAATGCGTCGAGGCTGAAATTGCACAACTGCGAGAATCGAGTGCGTGCACTGAACCGAGCCGGAGCAGAGCTTGGTCGTGAAGTCGCTGACATCGCCGATAGGGATATCATAGTCGCCGGCTCGATGGGCCCGACCGGAGAGATTTTTGAACCAATCGGAACGCTCAGCCATCTTGACGCGGTTGAGATGTTTCACGAGCAGGCCGAAGGCCTAAAAGAAGGCGGTGCAGACGTTCTTTGGGTAGAGACCATCGGTGCAGTGGAAGAATATGCTGCTGCTGCCGAAGCGGCACAGCTTGCGAACATGCCCTGGTGTGGAACCATGAGTTTCGACACAGCCGGCAGGACTATGATGGGCTTGACGAGCAGTGGCTTGGCAGAACTTGTTGAAAATTTAGCATACCCTCCGCTCGCCTTCGGTGCGAATTGCGGCGTCGGCGCTTCGGATCTATTGCGCACAGTCCTTGGGATTGCAGAGACAAAACCCAACCGGGCAATTATTGCCAAAGGTAACGCAGGAATTCCGAAATACGTTGATGGTCACATTCACTATGACGGCACCCCCACACTCATGGCGGAATACGCAAAACTTGCGGTCGATAGCGGCGCCAAAATTGTTGGTGGTTGTTGTGGTACGACGCCGGAACACCTTCGCAGCATGCGCTCTGCACTTGAAGCTCACACAGCTGGCGAAACGCCGAGTCTGGACACCATCAGTGCGGCTTTGGGCGCTTTTTCATCTGATAGCGACGGAACTGGGAATGTTGAAGCCCCTGCGAGAACACGAAGGCGCCGACGCGGCTAG
- the bamD gene encoding outer membrane protein assembly factor BamD yields the protein MLIVRHYSRLVMAVVIAVGVSSCGGAEDEGRPLESFSAEELYQRAEFELESNGNAEEAARFFGEVERLYPYSEWASRALIMQAFSYHRDRDFESSRGSAQRFLNTYPADEDAAYAQYLLALSYYDQIDDVGRDQGLTFQALQSLRDVIEQYPDSDYARSAILKFDLAFDHLAAKEMEIGRYYLKRGNFLAAINRFRVVVEDFQTTTQTPEALHRLVEAYLSLGLNDEAQTAGAILGFNFQSTVWYEDSFALLTGQGLRPEAQGDGWLRQVYRQVVRGEWL from the coding sequence ATGTTAATTGTCCGGCACTATAGTCGCTTAGTGATGGCAGTTGTTATCGCAGTTGGCGTGTCCTCCTGCGGTGGCGCTGAGGACGAAGGGCGACCCCTAGAAAGTTTCAGTGCCGAAGAACTTTATCAGCGCGCCGAGTTCGAACTTGAAAGTAATGGCAACGCGGAAGAAGCAGCGCGTTTTTTTGGTGAAGTGGAAAGATTATACCCTTATTCGGAATGGGCCAGCCGGGCCTTGATCATGCAGGCCTTTTCTTATCATCGAGACCGAGACTTCGAGTCCAGCCGAGGATCTGCCCAAAGATTTCTGAATACCTATCCAGCCGATGAAGACGCCGCCTATGCCCAGTACCTTCTTGCGTTGTCTTATTATGATCAAATCGATGATGTGGGGCGAGATCAGGGCCTAACTTTCCAGGCGCTTCAGTCACTCCGCGACGTCATCGAGCAATACCCTGATAGTGATTACGCACGTTCGGCGATATTGAAGTTTGATCTGGCTTTTGATCACCTTGCCGCGAAAGAGATGGAAATCGGGCGATACTATCTAAAACGAGGTAACTTTCTAGCTGCGATCAATCGTTTCCGTGTTGTCGTTGAAGATTTCCAGACGACAACCCAGACACCCGAAGCCTTACATCGCTTGGTTGAAGCCTATCTGTCGCTCGGTTTGAATGACGAAGCCCAAACCGCGGGCGCGATATTGGGTTTCAACTTCCAATCGACGGTCTGGTACGAAGATAGTTTCGCACTGTTGACCGGGCAGGGGCTTCGGCCTGAAGCACAGGGCGATGGTTGGCTTCGCCAAGTTTATCGTCAGGTTGTCCGTGGCGAATGGTTGTAA
- the ftsZ gene encoding cell division protein FtsZ: MTLNLTMPTHEELKPKITVFGVGGAGGNAVNNMIEKELDGVEFVVANTDAQALQQSVATTKVQMGVRVTEGLGAGARPSVGAAAAEETIEEIVDHLAGAHMCFITAGMGGGTGTGAAPIIAQAARELGVLTVGVVTKPFQFEGAKRMRQAEEGVDALQKMVDTLIIIPNQNLFRLANEKTTFTEAFSMADDVLYQGVKGVTDLMVRPGLINLDFADVRAVMDEMGKAMMGTGEAGGEDRAVQAAEKAIANPLLDEISLKGAKGVLINITGGHDLTLFELDEAANRIREEVDADANIIVGSTLDTGMEGEMRVSVVATGIDANASVVDTPVQRRSLAEPLSPQQFQPAPPQQPTLQPAAPAEVVATEVEPTFFGDMTAEPQIAAQGEDGLPMPAYQPAPEQVPAEAVQSEPTPTFVHADSSRPAAGTPTPEALARLERVTGRAPGSMSGHVAAQANTRPALAPGAVAEKPRFGINTLINRMAGSADERLQPVRQQPPVGRNEPEMEVSPEQERIEIPAFLRRQAN; the protein is encoded by the coding sequence ATGACTTTAAATTTGACCATGCCAACGCATGAAGAGCTGAAACCGAAGATCACTGTATTTGGTGTTGGCGGTGCGGGCGGCAATGCCGTCAACAACATGATCGAGAAAGAACTCGACGGTGTGGAATTTGTTGTCGCCAACACAGACGCGCAAGCTTTGCAGCAGTCGGTCGCGACGACGAAGGTTCAAATGGGTGTTCGGGTTACCGAAGGTTTGGGCGCGGGCGCGCGACCATCTGTCGGTGCAGCCGCGGCTGAAGAGACGATCGAAGAGATTGTCGATCATCTGGCTGGCGCACACATGTGCTTCATCACAGCTGGTATGGGCGGCGGCACAGGAACCGGTGCTGCACCGATTATTGCTCAGGCAGCGCGGGAACTAGGTGTTCTGACGGTTGGGGTTGTGACCAAACCTTTCCAGTTTGAGGGCGCAAAGCGGATGCGTCAGGCGGAAGAGGGTGTTGATGCGCTGCAGAAGATGGTCGATACGTTGATCATCATTCCGAACCAGAACCTGTTCCGGTTGGCGAACGAGAAGACAACTTTCACCGAAGCATTCTCTATGGCTGATGATGTTCTGTATCAGGGCGTTAAAGGCGTGACCGATCTGATGGTTCGCCCTGGTCTTATCAACCTCGACTTCGCTGACGTTCGCGCGGTGATGGATGAGATGGGCAAAGCGATGATGGGCACTGGCGAAGCGGGTGGCGAAGATCGCGCGGTTCAGGCCGCCGAGAAGGCCATTGCAAATCCACTGTTGGACGAAATCAGCCTGAAAGGTGCCAAGGGCGTTCTGATCAACATCACCGGCGGTCACGATCTGACGTTGTTCGAACTGGACGAAGCCGCGAACCGCATTCGCGAAGAAGTCGATGCAGACGCGAATATTATTGTTGGCTCCACTTTGGACACTGGCATGGAAGGCGAAATGCGCGTTAGCGTTGTCGCTACCGGCATCGATGCAAATGCTTCCGTCGTGGATACGCCGGTCCAGCGTCGAAGCCTCGCAGAGCCTCTCAGCCCGCAGCAGTTCCAGCCTGCACCGCCACAACAACCGACTCTACAGCCCGCAGCGCCAGCAGAAGTGGTGGCAACCGAAGTTGAGCCGACGTTTTTCGGCGATATGACGGCAGAGCCCCAAATTGCAGCACAGGGTGAAGATGGATTGCCAATGCCAGCTTACCAACCCGCTCCCGAACAAGTGCCGGCGGAGGCAGTTCAGTCAGAGCCAACACCAACATTTGTGCACGCTGATTCAAGCCGTCCAGCCGCGGGAACGCCAACGCCGGAGGCACTTGCGCGTCTTGAACGCGTCACTGGGCGCGCTCCTGGTTCCATGAGCGGGCATGTAGCGGCACAAGCAAATACGCGTCCTGCACTGGCTCCGGGGGCAGTCGCGGAGAAACCTCGATTTGGTATTAATACTCTAATCAATCGCATGGCAGGTTCGGCCGACGAACGCCTTCAACCTGTTCGTCAACAGCCTCCTGTAGGTCGCAATGAGCCGGAGATGGAAGTGTCACCTGAACAGGAACGGATTGAAATTCCAGCTTTTCTGCGACGCCAAGCAAATTAA
- a CDS encoding IS3 family transposase (programmed frameshift), protein MRQTTGTRRSPGEKIVKEIKRATRKQYSSEEKIRIVLDGLRGEDSIAELCRREGISQGIYYKWSKDFMEAGKRRLAGDTARAATTDEVKDLRREARDLKEVVAEQTLELRLLKKKHDRRWGRPRMRYAASEKLEIIRLVEGSHLSARRTLAKLGIPRTTFYRWYDRYRQRGDAGLVDQAPKPRHVWNRIPDEVRRKVVKLALQETELSPRELAVTFTDRERYFVSESSVYRALKAHDLITSPAFIVLKAANEFKDKTTAINQLWQTDFTYLKVLGWGWFYLSTILDDYSRYIISWKLCTNMRAEDVTDTLDLALQASGCDQVHVIHKPRLLSDNGSSYVSGDLAEWLQDKGMKHSRGAPYHPQTQGKIERWHQTLKNRILLENYFLPGDLETQIEAFVDHYNHQRHHESINNVTPADVYFGRDKAILKQRERIKRKTLEARRLHHRLHAA, encoded by the exons ATGAGACAGACAACTGGAACTCGCAGGAGCCCCGGCGAGAAGATCGTCAAAGAGATCAAGCGCGCGACGCGCAAACAGTATTCGTCAGAAGAGAAGATCCGGATCGTGCTGGATGGCTTGCGTGGCGAAGACAGCATTGCTGAGTTGTGCCGTCGTGAGGGAATATCTCAAGGTATCTACTACAAATGGTCCAAGGACTTCATGGAAGCTGGCAAACGGCGGCTTGCTGGAGATACGGCGCGTGCGGCTACGACCGACGAAGTCAAGGACCTGCGCCGCGAAGCCCGAGACCTGAAGGAGGTCGTTGCCGAGCAAACACTGGAACTGCGTCTTCTCA AAAAAAAGCATGACCGGCGGTGGGGGCGACCAAGAATGAGGTATGCTGCATCTGAGAAGTTGGAGATCATCCGGCTTGTTGAGGGGTCGCATTTGTCTGCTCGTCGAACATTGGCAAAGCTGGGCATCCCCCGCACCACATTTTACCGTTGGTATGATCGGTATCGGCAGCGCGGCGACGCTGGCCTTGTGGATCAAGCGCCTAAGCCCAGACATGTCTGGAACCGCATCCCCGACGAAGTCCGGCGCAAGGTCGTCAAGCTGGCGCTGCAGGAGACGGAGCTGTCGCCGCGCGAACTGGCAGTGACGTTCACGGATCGGGAGCGCTACTTCGTCTCGGAATCTTCAGTCTATCGGGCCCTGAAGGCCCACGATCTGATCACCAGCCCGGCCTTTATCGTGCTCAAGGCGGCAAACGAGTTCAAAGACAAGACCACTGCGATCAACCAGCTTTGGCAAACCGACTTCACCTATCTCAAAGTGCTTGGCTGGGGCTGGTTCTATCTCAGCACAATCCTGGACGACTACAGCCGCTACATCATCTCGTGGAAACTCTGCACGAACATGCGGGCAGAGGACGTGACGGACACCCTGGATTTGGCGCTACAAGCATCAGGGTGCGATCAGGTTCACGTCATCCACAAACCCCGCCTCCTCAGCGACAACGGGTCCAGTTACGTCTCTGGCGATCTGGCTGAATGGCTGCAGGACAAAGGCATGAAGCATTCTCGGGGCGCACCATATCATCCCCAGACACAGGGCAAGATCGAGAGGTGGCATCAAACCCTGAAGAACCGCATCCTATTGGAGAACTACTTCCTTCCGGGAGACCTCGAAACCCAGATCGAAGCCTTCGTCGATCACTACAATCATCAACGCCACCACGAGAGCATCAACAACGTCACACCTGCCGACGTCTACTTCGGGCGTGACAAAGCCATTCTAAAGCAAAGGGAAAGGATCAAACGAAAGACACTCGAAGCACGGCGCTTGCATCACCGCCTGCACGCCGCATAA